In one window of Plasmodium berghei ANKA genome assembly, chromosome: 14 DNA:
- a CDS encoding 60S ribosomal protein L13-2, putative, with the protein MVSHNNVLPNVHLHKWWQRYVRVDFNKNIKRKKRRLLREKKRKQNGSTPIEKLHPLVHCPTQRYNFKIRLGKGFSLDEIKAVNLTPSAARSIGIVVDKRRKNRCEESLKRNAERLQKYLNSLVMIPLKKDKPKNGIGGIPADATKEVIEQHKETKQLRSIFKKGSNVKPFYESIDVSKIDQSYLAYKTLRKAKSEERRKNRQQQRKDIKRKSKDN; encoded by the exons ATGGTGTCACATAATAATGTATTACCAAATGTTCACCTTCATAAATGGTGGCAAAGATATGTTAGAGTCGactttaacaaaaatataaaaagaaaaaaaagaagattattgagagaaaaaaagagaaaacaAAATGGATCTACACCTATTGAAAAATTACATCCATTAGTTCATTGCCCTACCCAAAgatacaattttaaaatcaGATTAGGAAAAGGATTTAGTCTTGACGAAATAAAA GCGGTAAATTTAACACCCAGTGCAGCCAGGAGCATAGGTATAGTTGTTGACAAAAGACGAAAAAATAGATGTGAAGAATcattaaaaagaaatgcCGAAAGATTACAAAAATACTTAAATAGTTTAGTTATGATtccattaaaaaaagataaaccAAAGAATGGCATTGGAGGAATACCAGCTGATGCCACCAAAGAAGTTATAGAACAACATAAAGAAACAAAACAATTACGTAGTATATTTAAGAAGGGATCTAATGTTAAACCATTCTATGAATCAATAGATGTTTCTAAAATAGATCAATCGTACTTAGCATATAAAACTCTAAGAAAAGCTAAATCAGAAGAAAGAAGAAAGAATAGACAACAACAAAGAAAGGATATTAAACGTAAATCCAAggataattaa
- a CDS encoding 40S ribosomal protein S16, putative — MTTKVKRVLTFGKKKTSVAVATVTNGKGLIKLNGKNIDLVEPYILRTKVYEPLWLIGSAKLKNLDIRVRVKGGGQTSQIYAIRQAISKGIISYYQKYVDESTKKELKDTLLRYDRTLLVGDTRRCEPKKFGGKGARARYQKSYR; from the exons ATGACAACAAAAGTTAAGAGAGTACTAACATTCGGCAAAAAG aaaacTTCTGTTGCAGTAGCAACTGTTACTAATGGAAAGGGACTAATCAAATTGAacggaaaaaatatagatttaGTAGAAccttatattttaagaacAAAAGTTTATGAACCATTATGGTTAATAGGATCAGCCAAATTAAAGAATTTAGATATACGTGTTCGTGTTAAAGGTGGAGGTCAAACATCTCAAATTTATGCAATTAGACAAGCAATTAGCAAAGgaattatttcatattatcaaaaatatgtagatgaatcaacaaaaaaagaattaaaagaTACCTTATTAAGATATGATAGAACTTTATTAGTAGGCGATACAAGACGTTGTGAACCCAAAAAATTCGGTGGTAAGGGTGCACGTGCAAGGTATCAAAAATCATACAGataa
- a CDS encoding GDP-mannose 4,6-dehydratase, putative — translation MAPVALIFGITGQDGSYLSELLLEKGYEVHGVIRRCSTFNTKRIDHIFDKLNLHYGDLLDNSNIFSLISKIKPNEIYNLAAQSHVKVSFELPEYTAQCTAIGTLRILEAIKLSKINNIKFYNASTSELYGNNIQSQCHNENTPFNPVSPYGTAKLYSHNITKNYREAYNMFCVNGILFNHESPRRGETFVTKKITKGIAKIFKKIQTVIILGNIDTFRDWGHAKDYVYAIYLMLQQKTPNDFVICSNQHHSVREFCEIAFAFTGLYLKWVNSGIDEVAVDQYNNIVIKKDQKYYRDSEINNLLGDCSKATNILKWKPNYNFMQLIYDMLKYDFNDYGLQLDNYDTCINRYKNYKTELQSLT, via the coding sequence atggCCCCAGTTGCATTAATATTTGGTATAACAGGACAAGATGGATCATATTTGAGTGAACTACTTTTAGAGAAAGGATATGAAGTTCACGGGGTTATTAGGAGATGTAGTACatttaatacaaaaagaatagatcatatatttgataaattaaatttacaTTATGGTGATCTACTtgataatagtaatatattttctttaatatctaaaataaaaccaaatgaaatatataatttagcTGCACAAAGTCATGTAAAAGTGAGTTTTGAATTACCTGAATATACAGCACAATGTACAGCCATTGGTACATTAAGAATATTAGAAGCaattaaattatcaaaaattaataatataaaattttataatgcCTCAACATCAGAATTATATGGTAATAATATTCAAAGCCAATGtcataatgaaaatacacCATTTAATCCAGTTTCACCTTATGGCACAGCAAAATTATATAGTcataatataacaaaaaattatagagaagcatataatatgttttgtGTTAAtggtatattatttaaccATGAAAGTCCAAGACGTGGTGAAACATTtgttacaaaaaaaattacaaaaggtatagcaaaaatatttaaaaaaattcaaactGTTATTATATTAGGAAATATTGATACATTTAGAGACTGGGGCCATGCAAAAGattatgtatatgcaatatatttaatgttGCAACAAAAAACTCCTAATGATTTTGTTATTTGCTCAAATCAACATCATTCAGTTCGAGAATTTTGTGAAATTGCTTTTGCATTTACAggattatatttaaaatggGTTAATAGTGGAATAGATGAAGTTGCAGTAGatcaatataataatatagttattaaaaaagatCAAAAATACTATAGAGATTCCGAAATTAACAATTTATTGGGAGACTGTTCAAAGGCAACAAATATACTTAAATGGAAACccaattataattttatgcaattaatatatgatatgttaaaatatgattttaACGATTATGGTTTACAGCTTGATAACTATGACACATGCATAAATCGgtataaaaattacaaaactGAATTGCAAAGTTTGACTTGA
- a CDS encoding ABC transporter F family member 1, putative, with protein sequence MFIEFLIWVIAYYLLFSNGIKINRNNQSFLSNSIFKDPISKNYTKKIRKKNVNSKSISNTLLNEKKWTFPILNVHIDSYNNDKEIRGVENENIDVEKYKSDQEDNDCWDKKINKYKKLLNLEELDEYTILSPKYNINIYNVLEKNYNQKDKNNVILTINNLNYEIGNKKLINNLNLTLNKSECIGLIGNNGCGKSSLLNLIFESSENSNKHVIINNNVKKDNLINIIKSSSPILYVDSLLNKNDFTFFYNFLSYMKKKSLKLSSMPKLIKSISISDFERLNKQNEENYNSELFYYKNDIFYFKQNIHLLGNNNITVFEKILKFYQNTLEKYDILNYIEENISMYKSSDYLKKYKIGEMNEQNKNNLKLKDKKIDKSKISSEEEDFLKSKYFEYVLKLYMNEKEDIFKDINNIKMNLNKYLNILNLKNFLHVKLSDLSNGYIIRVYLLLLLLSKPKLLLIDEINNNMDIFNIFFIMNVFKYALKYTNIGIILASHDFFLISKLCNRILDFNKISGYDIDFSNISLLKKINQNSNYIKDTKINDRSTLVNISEQSGKSYSNLTFFKGNYTQYLNNMKILFNNRKKKKEDLKKIIDQLNASILKIKKNNKKEFLKSSLKKKEEELSLYQNIYNTFFNVTLNYQHMYYNLIYSKKNEKRGENKYMGFSSKDNKQNQSIIFRENDQNNIRKIQDNQNCKIGEDQLYDYHNENSSFEKEKCQYFEVPNTKCKSEEKEVPTIIDEMDEKKFVYNQLDDVDREMNKNILIDMCKKIKNNELIKTGELYSTQNVTLYEFQDFSLYYLDNKNYDNEYSGIKKKERKKYIFKDLNLNINSNENVLLLGKNGIGKSTLFKILTNKYSFIMNNNNESKNINNKKSMYVYGDSNICNSYDEAEENDTSFNCEIDKNIRFEGNINCSFNNVLLTYFEQNMIKKLNLDIDDYFKYLIEKVKYQPINFLENPDFDNTPFGQDVFFYYILNKTKPDYNDNSNVNIDDKIKSLLKIFYIDSETSITEKSGGEKVRILFLSLFLKKSNLLLLDEINNNLDIYLKNLLLNFLNYIYQGSYILTTHDFYIINNLNNIHKIIYIFDYQNVFTFYNVNDFVKNFYSFILNSFSAFKNVGTNDFGNNNKEEMDTNYATCHSHNSQIKNNMEKMNYSNELEVNNTLDINTLINNFNKIEKKSEELNRENYGKELYDSYDFKILEFLKNQLKKDKSERKSFEEINPLEEEIFEKKKINKKNFGGKGLSGKVKIKNWKRWKK encoded by the coding sequence ATGTTTattgaatttttaatatggGTTATAGCatactatttattatttagtaacggtataaaaattaatcgAAATAATCAAAGCTTTTTAAGTAACTCAATTTTTAAAGATCCTATAtctaaaaattatacaaaaaagataagaaaaaaaaatgtaaattcAAAGAGTATATCGAACActttattaaatgaaaagaaGTGGACATTCCCTATTCTAAATGTCCATATTGACagttataataatgataaagaaATTAGAGGTgtagaaaatgaaaatatagacGTGGAGAAATACAAATCTGACCAAGAAGATAATGATTGTTgggataaaaaaataaataaatataaaaaacttTTAAACCTAGAAGAACTTGATGAATACACTATTTTATCaccaaaatataatattaatatatataatgtgttagaaaaaaattataaccaaaaagacaaaaataatgtaatattaacaattaataatttaaattatgaaataggaaataaaaagttaataaataatttaaatttaactTTGAATAAATCAGAATGTATTGGCTTAATTGGAAATAATGGGTGTGGGAAATCAAGTCTTTtgaatttaatttttgaaaGTTCAGAAAATTCTAATAAACatgtaataattaataataatgtaaaaaaagacaatctaataaatattataaaaagtaGTAGCCCTATTCTATATGTAGACTCATTacttaataaaaatgattttacttttttttataattttttatcatatatgaaaaaaaaatcattaaaattaagCTCTATGCCTAagttaataaaaagtataagTATTTCTGATTTTGAAAGGTTGAATAAACAAAACGaggaaaattataatagtgaactattttattataaaaatgatatattttattttaaacaaaatatacatttgttaggaaataataacattacagtttttgaaaaaattttaaaattttatcaaaacacattagaaaaatatgatattctaaattatattgaagaaaatattagtATGTATAAAAGTTCAGAttatttaaagaaataCAAGATAGGTGAAATGAacgaacaaaataaaaacaacttaaaattgaaagataaaaaaattgataaaagCAAAATTTCTTCTGAGGAAGAGGATTTTTTAAAgtctaaatattttgaatatgttttaaaattgtatatgaATGAAAAGGAAGACATTtttaaagatataaataatataaaaatgaatttaaataaatatttaaatattttaaatttaaaaaattttttacatgTAAAATTATCTGACTTAAGTAATGGATATATTATAAGGGTGTATTTATTACTACTCCTTTTAAGCAAACCTAAATTGCTATTGAtagatgaaataaataataatatggatatatttaatatattttttattatgaacgtatttaaatatgcattaaaatatacaaatattgGAATTATTTTAGCTAGCCATGATTTTTTCCTAATAAGTAAATTATGCAACCGAATATTAGactttaataaaatttcagGATATGATATAGATTTTAGTAATATATCtctcttaaaaaaaataaatcaaaatagTAATTACATAAAAGATACTAAAATTAATGATCGTTCTACTTTAGTCAATATTAGTGAACAATCCGGAAAGTCCTATTCAAACCtgactttttttaaaggcAATTATACccaatatttaaataatatgaaaatattatttaataacagaaaaaaaaaaaaagaagacctcaaaaaaattatagatCAATTGAATGCttctatattaaaaataaaaaaaaataataaaaaagaatttttaaaaagttcgttaaaaaaaaaagaagaagaaTTATCcttatatcaaaatatttataacacattttttaacGTGACATTAAACTATCAGcatatgtattataatttaatttatagtAAGAAGAATGAAAAAAGGGGAGAAAACAAATACATGGGTTTTTCTTCTAAAGACAATAAACAAAATCAAAGCATAATTTTTAGAGAAAATGaccaaaataatattagaaaaattcAAGATAACCAAAATTGCAAAATAGGTGAAGATCAATTATATGATTATCACAATGAAAATAGCTCatttgaaaaagaaaaatgtcAGTACTTCGAAGTTCCCAATACTAAATGCAAATCAGAAGAAAAAGAAGTGCCAACAATAATTGACGAAAtggatgaaaaaaaatttgtttataacCAATTGGATGATGTAGATAGAgaaatgaacaaaaatattttaatagacatgtgcaaaaaaataaaaaataatgaattaataaaGACAGGGGAATTATATTCTACACAGAATGTTACTTTATATGAATTCCAGGATTTTTCGTTATACTATTtggataataaaaattatgataatgaatattctggaataaaaaaaaaggaacgaaaaaaatatatatttaaagatTTAAATCTGAATATTAATAGTAAtgaaaatgtattattactaGGGAAAAATGGAATAGGTAAATCAAcactttttaaaatattaacaaataaatatagctttataatgaataataataatgaaagtaaaaatattaataataaaaaaagcatGTATGTATATGGAGATagtaatatatgtaatagtTATGATGAGGcagaagaaaatgatacaTCATTTAATTGTGaaatagataaaaatataagattTGAAGGGAATATTAATTGTAGTTTTAATAATGTGTTATTAACTTATTTTGAgcaaaatatgataaaaaaactaaattTAGATATTGatgattattttaaatatttaattgaaaaagtaaaatatcAACCAATCAACTTTTTAGAAAATCCAGATTTTGATAATACTCCTTTTGGCCAAGATGTATTcttttattacattttaaataaaacaaaaccAGATTATAATGACAACAGTAATGTTAATATAGatgacaaaataaaatctttgttaaaaattttttatattgataGTGAAACATCAATTACAGAAAAAAGTGGTGGAGAAAAAGTtcgtattttatttctttcattatttttaaaaaaatcaaatttattgttattagATGAAATAAACAACAATctagatatatatttaaaaaaccttttgttaaattttttaaattatatatatcaaggaagttatatattaacaactcatgatttttatataatcaataatctaaataatatacataaaattatatacatatttgattatcaaaatgtttttactttttataaTGTCAATGATTTTGtcaaaaatttttatagttttattttaaactCCTTTAGTGCGTTTAAAAATGTGGGAACCAATGACTTtggtaataataacaaagaGGAAATGGATACGAATTATGCTACTTGTCATAGTCATAATTcgcaaataaaaaacaatatggaaaaaatgaacTATAGTAATGAGTTGGAAGTAAATAATACACTAGACATAAAtacattaataaataattttaataaaattgaaaaaaaaagtgaagaATTGAATCGAGAAAATTATGGAAAAGAACTTTATGATAGTTatgattttaaaattttagaatttttaaaaaaccAACTCAAAAAAGACAAGAGCGAAAGAAAAAGCtttgaagaaataaatcCCTTAGAAGAAgaaatttttgaaaaaaaaaaaattaataaaaaaaattttggtGGAAAGGGATTGTCAGGAAaagttaaaataaaaaattggaaaCGATGGAAAAAgtga
- a CDS encoding translation initiation factor SUI1, putative codes for MEDLEKKFDQIKIKHDDNENDKNRKEESEGSSIGVEENEEESEKISNRKLRYLKMKDKKEEKINKKKQSSKTNSTNNIKSNQNDDKNINTSQSYLKDDNNINQNNKAEGSILNNESIYQPIHVEYCKVCGVPYEYCEYGNSFNECKEENKDKYNYDMTTNNTENNNKKQAKKPSQNTSQKITIQKTTKAKKKTVTVVKGLHAYTKLDKMAKIFSKFYACGASVIKGINNTQDQIDIQGDVEHNIVDVIMKNCPEITDDIFVILPPK; via the exons atggaagacttagaaaaaaaatttgaccaaattaaaataaaacatgatgataatgaaaatgataaaaacaGGAAAGAAGAAAGTGAAGGATCATCTATAGGAgtagaagaaaatgaagaagaaTCTGAAAAAATATCGAATCGAAAATTAAGatatttgaaaatgaaagataaaaaagaagaaaaaataaataaaaaaaaacaatctTCTAAAACAAACTCTACAAATAACATTAAAAGTAAtcaaaatgatgataaaaatataaatacttCTCAATCTTATTTAaaagatgataataatattaatcaaaataataaagctGAGGGTagtatattaaataatgaatcCATATATCAGCCTATTCATGTCGAATATTGTAAAG tATGTGGTGTCCCATATGAATATTGCGAATATGGAAATTCTTTTAATGAATgtaaagaagaaaataaagataaatataactatGATATGACTACTAATAAtacagaaaataataataaaaaacaagcCAAAAAACCTTCTCAAAAT ACATctcaaaaaataacaatacaAAAGACAACGAAagccaaaaaaaaaactgtAACTGTTGTAAAAGGATTACATGCATACACAAAACTTGATAAAATGgctaaaatattttccaaaTTTTATGCATGTGGGGCTTCAGTTATAAAGGGCATAAACAACACTCAAGATCAAATAGATATACAA ggAGATGTTGAACATAACATTGTTGATgttataatgaaaaattgtCCAGAAATAACTGACgatatttttgtaattttacCCCCAAAATAa
- a CDS encoding DNA/RNA-binding protein Alba 1, putative yields the protein MKKDREPIDEDEMRITSTGRMTNYVNYGAKILGEEDKKSLKIKATGNAIGKAVTLAEIIKRRFKGLHQITKCGSTVIADQYVSGQDNSEHVIQEKTVSFIDILLSRDQLDVKDAGYQPPLDEKYVKEMSPEEIVNSRPFRGRSFRPRFFRGFRGGGRGGFMRRGGYKFFGDRMYDSRNGFRDGRGYGGSFGRGGGFRSGGGMGGNGRGGFRGFRDGRDGDYRSSRGGFRGGRNGFRGGRALS from the coding sequence atgaagaaagaTAGAGAGCCAATAGACGAAGATGAAATGAGAATTACATCAACAGGCCGAATGACCAATTATGTTAACTATGGTGCAAAAATATTAGGAGAGGAAGATAAGAAGagtttaaaaattaaagccACGGGAAATGCAATTGGTAAAGCCGTAACTTTAGcagaaattataaaaagaagATTTAAAGGATTACATCAAATAACTAAATGTGGTAGCACAGTTATTGCTGATCAATACGTAAGTGGCCAAGATAATAGCGAACATGTTATTCAAGAAAAAACAGTATCTTTTATAgacatattattatcaagaGATCAATTAGATGTAAAAGATGCAGGATATCAACCACCTTTAGATGAAAAATACGTTAAAGAAATGTCACCTGAAGAAATTGTAAACAGCAGGCCATTTAGAGGAAGAAGTTTTAGGCCCAGATTTTTCCGTGGGTTCAGAGGAGGTGGTCGTGGTGGATTTATGAGAAGAGGTGGATACAAATTCTTTGGTGATAGAATGTATGACAGTAGAAATGGATTTAGAGATGGTAGAGGATATGGTGGAAGTTTCGGACGTGGTGGTGGATTCAGATCAGGTGGAGGTATGGGAGGAAATGGAAGAGGTGGCTTTAGAGGATTCAGAGATGGAAGAGATGGGGACTACAGAAGTAGCCGAGGTGGATTCAGAGGAGGTAGAAACGGATTTAGAGGTGGAAGAGCCTTATCATAA
- a CDS encoding AAA family ATPase, putative yields MLHEKLKAYISNIITDNHMIEKHKDEKTNLENVLNNMYLIENALKKTNNKLFRRISQTQLKKIILCILKNDDKSETSYAQITKSKKKLQNKSKRVYISDSNQSNNEDNDDNNDIDKTRKILKNEKTKKKKKKIYQEINNGIDIGANIELEGNPEKIEKHGYDQVNNENIEGNKIKTNLVKIKEENNFTNSNLNNIKICIDKNTVNLNTYKGINNIKKDIYYSIVYPYKYRHDNFNTIININGINGSGKTSLVYAIAGECDSHFFYIKLPEYVKYLSNDNKNNKLKILFEQIKNEYNKCILCIDDMDILFNSKDDTIDIYIFTYLLNLFDKTNVVIILLSINKPYDTILYSKIQKFISMPIPTYEDRIEILQNLSQNLEINFDVIYTASITYGFNRAQIYDILNESKNLFIYNHVLYDKTNDTQISSYFMDNKKDSISINISTNEDNNYDQHLKIENDDMPNDTTHYADEEKDSNSLKDNSPKCVNNKIESVMNINSLKGLKNVEEIEKVTNLTKRKERNNSDYVDIYIKEKKQKKIIPININNDIIYESIKNIKKKITTQNICEVPNINLDNIGSLKNIKKILETKFILPVKYSNIYKHLGINKSMGILLYGPPGCGKTMLAKAISNEMKANFIAIKGPEILNKYVGESEKKVREIFSYASTYKPCLIFFDEIDSICINRDNNKTAAASDRVVNQLLTEMDGLSQREGIYIIATTNRPDIIDKALLRTGRFDQLIYVSLPKYQGRIDILKKLSKNMPLNKDIDFKQISILTKGYSGADLHGVLRESAFIALQECRDKIDRFNYKFHGITSFTSPNIEQSCENDGHNQNKKQNCFITTSENTLNCVLNKNDASSFESKNDYSAYILNDNKLDEINPKSLEHYNSENGQTTNNEISNPNITDQNIFDVVQNQIMTIEDDSIKLGKIEMEERQKEEENNKENFIYKIEDLKNEDLQEKDKNNLIYEFIQKNKNILAIKQKHILQAINIVPRSVTKKQMKYYKEISKKFK; encoded by the coding sequence ATGCTTCATGAAAAGTTAAAAGCgtatatatcaaatataataacagATAACCATATGATTGAAAAACataaagatgaaaaaacCAACTTAGAAAAcgttttaaataatatgtatcTTATAGAAAATGcactaaaaaaaacaaacaatAAACTATTTAGACGTATAAGTCAAActcaattaaaaaaaattattttatgtatattgaaaaatgatgataaaagTGAAACATCCTATGCACAAATAACCAAATCGAAAAAGAAACTACAAAATAAATCCAAACGTGTTTATATTAGTGATTCGAATCAAAGCAATAATGAAGATAATGATGATAACAACGATATTGATAAAACaagaaaaattttgaaaaatgaaaaaacaaaaaaaaaaaaaaaaaaaatatatcaagaaataaataatggaaTAGACATAGGAGCAAATATAGAACTGGAAGGTAACCCTGAGAAAATTGAAAAACATGGATATGATCAagtaaataatgaaaatattgaaggaaataaaataaaaacaaatttagttaaaataaaagaagaaaataattttacaaatagcaatctaaataatattaaaatatgtatagataaaaatacagtaaatttaaatacatataaaggaataaataatataaaaaaagatatatattatagtaTAGTATATCCTTATAAGTATAGAcatgataattttaatactattatcaatattaaTGGTATTAACGGGTCAGGTAAAACATCATTAGTATATGCTATTGCAGGAGAATGTGATagccattttttttatataaaattacctgaatatgttaaatatttatcaaatgataataaaaataataaattaaaaatattatttgaacaaataaaaaatgaatataataaatgtatacTATGTATTGATGATAtggatattttatttaattcaaaAGATGATAcaatagatatatatatatttacatatttattgaatttatttgataaaacTAATGtagttataatattattaagtATTAACAAACCGTATGAtactatattatattcaaaaattcaaaaatttatatctaTGCCAATACCTACCTATGAAGATCGAATTgaaattttacaaaatttatctcaaaatttagaaataaattttgatGTTATTTATACTGCTTCGATTACTTATGGATTTAATAGAGcacaaatatatgatatattaaatgaatcGAAAAacctttttatatataatcatgtattatatgataaaacCAATGATACCCAAATTAGTTCCTATTTTAtggataataaaaaagactCAATctctataaatatatctacAAATGAAGATAACAATTATGATcaacatttaaaaatagaaaatgatgatatgCCTAACGATACAACACATTATGCagatgaagaaaaagatTCAAATTCTTTAAAAGATAATTCTCCAAAATGTgtaaacaataaaatagaaagtgtcatgaatataaattcatTGAAGGGGTTAAAAAATGTGGAAGAAATTGAAAAAGTAACAAATTTAACAAAGAGaaaagaaagaaataatagTGATTATGtagatatttatataaaggaaaaaaaacaaaaaaaaataattcctataaatataaataatgatataatttatgaaagcataaaaaatattaaaaaaaaaattacaacacaaaatatatgtgaAGTACccaatataaatttagataatattggatctttaaaaaatattaaaaaaatattagaaactaaatttattttacctgtaaaatattctaatatatataaacatttaggtataaataaaagtatgggaatattattatatggcCCACCAGGATGTGGAAAAACAATGCTAGCCAAAGCTATTAGTAATGAAATGAAAGCCAATTTTATAGCCATAAAAGGACCtgaaattttaaataaatatgttggtgaaagtgaaaaaaaagttcgagaaatattttcatatgcTTCAACATATAAACCatgtttaatattttttgacgAAATTGATAgtatatgtattaatagagataataataaaacagcTGCTGCATCCGATAGAGTAGTAAATCAATTGTTAACTGAAATGGATGGATTATCACAAAGAGaaggtatatatattattgcaACTACAAATAGACCCGATATTATTGATAAAGCATTATTACGAACTGGTAGATTTGATCAACTTATATATGTATCATTACCTAAATATCAAGGAAGAattgatattttaaaaaaattatcaaaaaatatgccattaaataaagatatagattttaaacaaatttcTATTTTAACAAAAGGCTATAGTGGAGCTGATTTGCATGGAGTATTAAGAGAAAGTGCTTTCATAGCTCTTCAAGAATGTAGAGATAAAATTGATcgttttaattataaatttcatGGAATCACATCATTCACATCTCCAAATATTGAGCAATCATGTGAAAATGATGGAcataatcaaaataaaaaacaaaattgttttatcaCAACATCAGAAAATACGTTAAATTgtgttttaaataaaaatgatgcATCTTCATTTGAATCTAAAAATGATTATagtgcatatattttaaatgataataaattgGATGAAATTAATCCAAAAAGTTTAGAACATTATAATTCTGAAAATGGGCAAACaacaaataatgaaataagtAATCCAAATATAACggatcaaaatatttttgatgtTGTACAAAATCAAATTATGACAATTGAAGATGATAGTATAAAATTGGGGAAAATAGAAATGGAAGAAAGACaaaaagaagaagaaaataataaagaaaattttatttacaaaattgaagatttaaaaaatgaagatcttcaagaaaaagataaaaataatttaatatacgaattcattcaaaaaaataaaaacatattagCAATTAAACAAAAGCACATACTCCAAGCTATTAATATTGTCCCTCGAAGTGTTAccaaaaaacaaatgaaatattataaagaaataagcaaaaaatttaaatag